Proteins from a genomic interval of Pectinophora gossypiella chromosome 4, ilPecGoss1.1, whole genome shotgun sequence:
- the LOC126366346 gene encoding MORN repeat-containing protein 4 homolog, which yields MVDVVDPGVVKTGAYKYEDGTRYVGEWNSKGQKHGMGHLVLPDGTRYDGAMIGGLCSGLGVMAFPDGAKYEGEFMQGWFHGHGVFWRADGMKFEGEFRGGRVWGLGLVTFSDGSNGFPRNEGFFQDCRLVRRKRCPEVVQRAQKVAYMARAQCQQM from the exons TTGTGGATCCAGGAGTAGTCAAGACAGGAGCATATAAGTATGAAGATGGTACTAGGTACGTGGGCGAGTGGAACTCCAAGGGGCAAAAGCATGGTATGGGACATCTGGTCTTACCTGATGGAACCAGATATGATGGAGCCATGATTGGTGGGTTGTGTTCTGGGCTTGGGGTTATGGCGTTCCCCGATGGTGCCAA ATACGAAGGAGAGTTCATGCAGGGTTGGTTCCATGGTCATGGTGTCTTCTGGCGAGCTGATGGCATGAAGTTCGAAGGGGAATTCCGAGGAGGAAGGGTCTGGGGACTTG GTTTGGTGACATTCAGTGATGGTAGTAATGGGTTTCCTCGCAACGAAGGTTTCTTCCAAGACTGTCGATTAGTCCGCCGTAAGAGATGCCCAGAGGTGGTGCAGAGAGCTCAGAAAGTGGCCTACATGGCGCGGGCGCAGTGCCAACAAATGTAG